In Haloterrigena turkmenica DSM 5511, a single genomic region encodes these proteins:
- a CDS encoding ornithine cyclodeaminase family protein gives MVEFPILTDGDVYSQFDYETVVDAMHDAFAERAAGTLEAPPRWYVEAGEGELVFTVGAATGPTDAAGFRVYETHGSGEDHTQLVAVFDATTGTFEGLIVGHATSSLRTGGIGGVAIDCLAREDSDTLGILGAGFQARTQVGAACAVRDFDEVLVYSPTPESRTAFAETANEDVEPPVRAVDDPEPVVREADALVCATDSTDLVFDPDWLEAGTHVTTIGPRFRDAHELPLEVVDRADAIATDSLPQVDAYDREYLVSGDDYDRMVELADVLENPDLGRTDANEVTLFCSVGLAGMEVVLGQRFLEEFGAENR, from the coding sequence ATGGTCGAGTTCCCGATTCTGACGGACGGCGACGTCTACTCGCAGTTCGACTACGAGACCGTCGTCGACGCGATGCACGACGCGTTCGCCGAACGCGCCGCGGGGACCCTCGAGGCGCCGCCGCGCTGGTACGTCGAGGCCGGCGAGGGCGAACTCGTCTTCACGGTCGGCGCCGCGACGGGACCGACGGACGCCGCTGGATTCCGGGTTTACGAGACCCACGGGTCGGGCGAGGACCACACGCAACTGGTGGCCGTCTTCGACGCGACGACCGGTACCTTCGAGGGACTGATCGTCGGCCACGCGACCAGTAGTCTCCGGACGGGCGGGATCGGTGGCGTCGCGATCGACTGTCTAGCCCGCGAGGACAGCGACACGCTGGGAATTCTGGGCGCTGGGTTTCAGGCGCGGACGCAGGTCGGCGCGGCCTGTGCGGTCCGGGACTTCGACGAAGTACTGGTCTACAGCCCAACGCCGGAGAGTCGCACGGCGTTCGCCGAGACCGCAAACGAGGACGTCGAACCGCCCGTCCGCGCGGTCGACGACCCCGAACCGGTCGTCCGCGAGGCCGACGCGCTCGTCTGCGCGACCGACAGCACCGACCTCGTCTTCGATCCAGACTGGCTCGAGGCCGGAACCCACGTGACGACCATCGGACCGCGCTTCCGAGACGCTCACGAACTACCCCTCGAGGTCGTCGACCGCGCCGATGCCATCGCGACCGACTCGCTCCCGCAGGTCGATGCCTACGACCGCGAGTATCTGGTCTCCGGTGATGACTACGACCGGATGGTCGAACTCGCCGACGTGCTCGAGAACCCGGATCTAGGTCGCACGGATGCGAACGAGGTCACGCTGTTCTGCTCGGTCGGACTCGCGGGGATGGAGGTCGTGTTAGGACAGCGGTTTCTCGAGGAATTCGGCGCTGAGAATCGGTAG
- a CDS encoding TlpA family protein disulfide reductase translates to MKRRAFIASTAVLAAGSGCLEGGLGSNSDGDGDENGSDENDESAVELATVDAPGSEEGTIRVPSEGQIQLVNCIRITCPTSRAMLSRVGEARDELATAHEVGPDGDVHVVTVVDEYSGSASSPSELSDWWAEQDGDWTLAVDEDGALFDTYAVTGTPTTLALDGAGEVHWRDEGGTTASNLVNGVEAALEASDS, encoded by the coding sequence ATGAAACGACGCGCATTCATCGCGAGCACGGCGGTACTGGCAGCGGGGTCGGGCTGCCTCGAGGGCGGACTGGGCTCGAACAGTGACGGGGACGGCGATGAGAACGGCAGTGACGAGAACGACGAGTCGGCGGTCGAACTCGCCACCGTCGACGCGCCCGGAAGCGAGGAGGGGACGATCAGGGTGCCGAGCGAGGGACAGATCCAGTTGGTCAACTGCATCCGGATCACCTGTCCGACCAGCCGCGCCATGCTCTCGCGGGTCGGCGAGGCCCGCGACGAACTCGCGACCGCCCACGAGGTCGGGCCCGACGGCGACGTCCACGTCGTGACCGTCGTCGACGAGTACTCCGGCTCGGCGTCCTCGCCGTCGGAGCTGTCGGACTGGTGGGCCGAGCAGGACGGCGACTGGACCCTCGCCGTCGACGAGGACGGCGCGCTGTTCGACACCTACGCGGTCACCGGGACCCCGACGACGCTGGCCCTCGACGGCGCGGGCGAGGTCCACTGGCGCGACGAGGGCGGCACGACCGCGTCCAATTTGGTCAACGGCGTCGAGGCGGCGCTCGAGGCGTCCGACTCGTAG
- a CDS encoding DEAD/DEAH box helicase has translation MEVAEVLPEFADAFAFEEFNRMQREALPGLLESEDNVVASAPTASGKTALAELAICKALADDGTALFIAPLRALTNEKEDDWDRFEDLDYSVYVVTGERDLNPRRARRADILVMTPEKLDSATRKHDSRRYDFVTDIDVCVIDEVHLLDADRRGSVLEVTISRLRRLCDPRVVALSATMPNVDDVAAWLDAPEETTFEFGDEYRPVDLKSGVKTYTHGDNAFADKYRRLYRALDLAEPHLREDGQALVFVSSRQDTVQAAKKARDEIAERDIPMGARGDYDFHTDAKELDDATLRKSVLDGVAFHHAGLSKNDRDLVEEWFKEGHVELLFSTSTLAWGVNLPARCVVIRDTKYHDPLEGEVDMSPLDVLQMLGRAGRPGYDDVGYGWVVCDGADADKYRRLLRDGKEIESRLAESLETHLNAEIAMGTITDLEEVMDWLETTFYYVRGQSKPEAYDFPNLRERVRNCLEDLVGRGFVEMDADDLSIEPTARGKLASEYYLRLETAAGFAELCDRVESSEATASPRNGERRSRERDETALETGDILETVATAEEFDSVSARQSERDAINAVLVGQETDDLEAGQRKVLAILRGAADGSTPSELASDAWVIRRNATRLVSALGAFLDRFVGPHAANLARRVEARIENGVAEDAVGLTAIDGVGPGRASKLAREGLSAPGDIVEIGVEGLVDAGLSEGVAERVYEGAQSLPALEIDWGEFPETIATGENEVCEVTVRNVGEPARAGIRVTVNGVEMTSTNSYLRDADTVPVGVFGADADVLEYTVSVAFPEEPLVPIVSSQTVDVV, from the coding sequence ATGGAGGTCGCCGAGGTTCTCCCCGAATTCGCCGACGCCTTCGCCTTCGAGGAGTTCAACCGCATGCAACGCGAGGCACTGCCGGGGCTGCTCGAGTCCGAGGACAACGTGGTCGCGAGCGCGCCGACGGCCTCGGGCAAGACCGCGCTGGCAGAGCTGGCGATTTGCAAGGCCCTGGCCGACGACGGCACCGCGCTGTTTATCGCGCCGCTGCGGGCCCTGACCAACGAGAAGGAGGACGACTGGGACCGCTTCGAGGACCTCGACTACTCGGTGTACGTCGTCACCGGCGAGCGGGACCTGAACCCGCGCCGCGCGCGGCGCGCGGACATTCTCGTGATGACCCCCGAGAAGCTCGACTCGGCGACCCGGAAACACGACTCGCGGCGGTACGACTTCGTCACCGACATCGACGTCTGCGTCATCGACGAGGTCCACCTGCTGGACGCCGATCGGCGGGGCTCGGTGCTCGAGGTGACGATCTCCCGGCTCCGACGGCTCTGCGATCCGCGCGTCGTCGCGCTCTCGGCGACGATGCCGAACGTCGACGACGTGGCAGCGTGGCTCGACGCCCCCGAGGAGACCACCTTCGAGTTCGGCGACGAGTACCGGCCCGTCGATCTCAAATCGGGTGTCAAGACCTACACGCACGGCGACAACGCCTTCGCGGACAAGTACCGTCGGCTCTATCGCGCCCTCGATCTGGCCGAACCGCATCTGCGAGAGGACGGCCAGGCGCTCGTCTTCGTCTCCTCCCGTCAAGACACCGTGCAGGCGGCCAAGAAGGCTAGAGACGAGATCGCCGAACGCGATATCCCGATGGGCGCTCGCGGCGACTACGATTTTCATACCGACGCGAAGGAACTCGACGACGCCACGCTCCGCAAGTCGGTGTTAGACGGCGTCGCCTTCCACCACGCCGGCCTCTCGAAGAACGACCGGGACCTGGTCGAGGAGTGGTTCAAGGAGGGCCACGTCGAACTCCTCTTCTCGACGTCGACGCTGGCCTGGGGCGTCAACCTCCCCGCTCGCTGCGTCGTGATTCGGGACACGAAGTACCACGATCCGCTCGAGGGCGAGGTCGACATGAGTCCCCTGGACGTCCTCCAGATGCTCGGTCGCGCCGGACGTCCGGGGTACGACGACGTCGGCTACGGCTGGGTCGTCTGCGACGGCGCGGACGCGGACAAGTACCGCCGGCTGCTCCGGGACGGCAAGGAGATCGAGTCCCGCCTCGCCGAGAGCTTAGAGACCCACCTCAACGCCGAGATCGCGATGGGGACCATTACCGATCTCGAGGAGGTCATGGACTGGCTCGAGACCACCTTCTACTACGTCCGCGGCCAGTCGAAACCCGAAGCGTACGACTTCCCCAATCTCCGCGAGCGCGTTCGGAACTGCCTCGAGGACCTCGTCGGCCGCGGGTTCGTCGAGATGGACGCCGACGACCTCTCGATCGAACCGACCGCGCGGGGCAAACTCGCCTCCGAGTACTACCTGCGGCTCGAGACGGCCGCGGGGTTCGCGGAGCTCTGTGACCGCGTCGAGAGCAGCGAGGCGACGGCGTCGCCTCGGAACGGCGAGCGGCGAAGCCGCGAGCGAGACGAGACGGCCCTCGAGACCGGCGACATCCTCGAGACGGTCGCGACCGCCGAGGAGTTCGACTCGGTGTCGGCCCGCCAGTCCGAGCGGGACGCGATCAACGCGGTGCTCGTCGGTCAGGAGACCGACGACCTCGAAGCGGGCCAGCGGAAGGTGCTGGCGATCCTCCGGGGGGCGGCCGACGGCTCAACGCCGTCTGAACTGGCCAGCGACGCGTGGGTGATCCGGCGCAACGCGACGCGACTCGTCTCGGCGCTCGGGGCCTTCCTCGATCGGTTCGTCGGCCCCCACGCCGCGAACCTCGCCCGGCGCGTCGAGGCCCGCATCGAGAACGGCGTCGCCGAGGACGCGGTCGGGCTGACGGCCATCGACGGCGTCGGGCCGGGTCGGGCGAGCAAGCTCGCGAGAGAGGGACTGTCGGCCCCCGGCGATATCGTCGAGATCGGCGTCGAAGGGCTCGTCGACGCCGGCCTCTCCGAGGGCGTCGCCGAGCGCGTCTACGAGGGCGCCCAGTCGCTGCCCGCCCTCGAGATCGACTGGGGCGAGTTCCCCGAGACGATCGCCACCGGCGAGAACGAGGTCTGTGAGGTGACCGTCCGCAACGTGGGCGAGCCCGCGCGGGCCGGGATTCGTGTGACCGTTAACGGAGTAGAGATGACCAGCACGAACTCTTACCTGCGCGACGCAGACACCGTCCCGGTCGGGGTCTTCGGCGCCGACGCAGACGTTCTCGAGTACACCGTCAGCGTCGCCTTCCCCGAGGAGCCGCTGGTGCCGATCGTCTCGAGTCAAACGGTCGACGTCGTCTGA
- a CDS encoding Lrp/AsnC family transcriptional regulator has protein sequence MVYAFVMIDVATGMPDAVCESVRGVEDVVEAHVIAGDFDVVVELEGENPHDVLSTVTASVRSLEGVGTTRTYVCID, from the coding sequence ATGGTCTACGCATTCGTCATGATCGACGTCGCGACCGGGATGCCCGACGCGGTGTGCGAATCGGTCCGCGGAGTCGAGGACGTCGTCGAGGCCCACGTCATCGCCGGCGATTTCGACGTCGTGGTCGAACTCGAGGGCGAGAATCCCCACGACGTCCTCTCGACGGTCACCGCGTCCGTCCGTTCGCTCGAGGGCGTCGGCACGACGCGAACGTACGTCTGTATCGATTGA
- a CDS encoding HAD family hydrolase, whose amino-acid sequence MNAVLFDMDGVLVNSEDYWTEFQAEDILPAAVPDDDVDVAEVTGMNYRETYDYLEAEYETAISREEFEERFEETAREIYREHAEVLDGLHDLLAELDARGVERALVSSSPHEWIDIVLERFDLEGSFDHVISAEDIDAAGKPEPDVFKYAAREVGVPAEECVVVEDSENGVEAGARAGALVVAYRIDAHDDLDLSPADEIADSAAELRETVLESTS is encoded by the coding sequence ATGAACGCAGTGCTGTTCGACATGGACGGCGTCCTCGTCAACAGCGAGGACTACTGGACCGAGTTCCAGGCCGAGGACATCCTTCCGGCGGCCGTCCCCGACGACGACGTCGACGTCGCCGAAGTGACCGGGATGAACTACCGCGAGACCTACGACTACCTCGAGGCGGAGTACGAAACCGCCATCTCCCGCGAGGAGTTCGAGGAACGCTTCGAGGAGACCGCTCGCGAGATCTATCGCGAGCACGCCGAGGTCCTCGACGGCCTCCACGACCTGCTGGCCGAACTGGACGCCCGCGGGGTCGAGCGCGCGCTCGTTTCCTCCTCGCCCCACGAGTGGATCGACATCGTCCTCGAGCGGTTCGACCTCGAGGGGTCGTTCGACCACGTGATCAGCGCCGAGGACATCGACGCGGCGGGCAAGCCGGAACCGGACGTCTTCAAGTACGCCGCGCGCGAGGTCGGCGTCCCGGCCGAGGAGTGTGTCGTCGTCGAGGACTCGGAGAACGGCGTCGAGGCCGGCGCGCGGGCCGGCGCGCTGGTCGTGGCGTACCGAATCGACGCCCACGACGATCTCGACCTCTCGCCGGCCGACGAGATCGCGGACTCGGCTGCGGAACTGCGCGAGACGGTCCTCGAGTCGACGTCGTAG
- a CDS encoding methylated-DNA--[protein]-cysteine S-methyltransferase produces MQIRVFDRECGIDDSRIDADAEVIRERVREYEAGERTTFDFEIDYLDGFTGDVMRAMERIPSGETRTYGEIAADLETAPIAVGQACGRNPVPVVVPCHRIVGADSLTGYAGGLDLKRRLLEHEGAVIPGEP; encoded by the coding sequence ATGCAGATCCGGGTGTTCGACCGCGAGTGTGGAATCGACGACTCGAGGATCGACGCGGACGCAGAGGTGATCCGCGAGCGGGTCCGCGAGTACGAGGCCGGCGAGCGAACGACGTTCGACTTCGAAATCGACTATCTCGACGGGTTCACGGGTGACGTCATGCGGGCGATGGAACGGATTCCGTCCGGCGAGACGCGAACATACGGCGAGATCGCGGCCGACCTCGAGACGGCCCCGATCGCGGTCGGACAGGCCTGCGGCCGCAACCCGGTACCCGTCGTCGTCCCCTGTCACCGGATCGTCGGCGCCGACTCGCTGACCGGCTACGCGGGCGGACTGGACCTGAAGCGACGACTGCTCGAGCACGAGGGGGCGGTGATTCCGGGCGAGCCGTAG
- a CDS encoding DJ-1/PfpI family protein: protein MTETTAEIVLFDGFDELDAIGPYEVLENAAQAGADLEVDLVTLDETDLVTASHDLRVEPQGTLGQPDILLVPGGGWTSANEGVRAVVEDGVLPDKVDACYTEGSTVASVCTGAMVLAEADLLEGRPAATHQVAVEDLEAHAANVVDERVVDDGDVLTAGGVTSGLDLALWLVEREFGADVASEVSEEMAYERGEVFG from the coding sequence ATGACCGAGACCACCGCCGAGATCGTGCTGTTCGATGGTTTCGACGAACTGGACGCGATCGGCCCCTACGAAGTGCTCGAGAACGCCGCGCAGGCCGGTGCCGACCTCGAGGTCGATCTGGTGACGCTCGACGAGACCGACCTCGTCACGGCGAGCCACGACCTGCGCGTCGAACCGCAGGGGACGCTCGGCCAGCCCGACATCCTGCTCGTCCCCGGCGGCGGGTGGACGTCGGCCAACGAGGGCGTCCGCGCGGTCGTCGAGGACGGCGTGTTGCCCGATAAGGTCGACGCGTGCTACACTGAGGGCTCGACGGTCGCCTCCGTTTGTACCGGTGCGATGGTGCTGGCCGAGGCCGACCTGCTCGAGGGCCGGCCGGCCGCTACGCATCAGGTTGCAGTCGAGGACCTCGAGGCCCACGCGGCGAACGTGGTCGACGAGCGGGTCGTCGACGACGGCGACGTGCTGACCGCCGGCGGCGTCACCTCGGGGCTCGATCTGGCGCTGTGGCTCGTCGAGCGCGAGTTCGGTGCGGACGTCGCGAGCGAGGTCAGCGAGGAGATGGCCTACGAGCGCGGCGAAGTGTTCGGCTGA
- a CDS encoding DNA topoisomerase I produces MIDDAIRVLAGDCTVIAETGDREEYRGRVTTIVKPDNTVLVHDSDGYQPVAWLTRADSVSSDRTGDFTLVAKKDTQTLRIAAHEQDGFAHYPASAAGAPVGHCPDCGAALVRSSGVHCVGCGDRYGVPADATIRDEQSDCDCGLPRMRVERGLAFDVCLDRGCESLDAAVQAAFDREWDCPESDCDGDLRILRRGGLIAGCEHYPDCDTGFAVPAGVVDGECGCGLPTFETASGTRCLDATCEKGLAKPLEADSAADN; encoded by the coding sequence ATGATCGACGACGCGATCCGCGTGCTCGCGGGCGACTGTACCGTTATCGCCGAGACAGGAGACCGCGAGGAGTACCGCGGCCGGGTGACGACCATCGTCAAACCCGACAACACCGTCCTGGTCCACGACAGCGACGGCTACCAGCCCGTCGCGTGGTTGACCCGCGCCGACAGCGTCTCGAGCGACCGCACGGGCGATTTCACGCTCGTCGCGAAGAAGGACACCCAGACGCTCCGGATCGCCGCCCACGAGCAGGACGGCTTCGCTCACTATCCGGCCTCCGCGGCCGGGGCTCCCGTCGGCCACTGTCCCGACTGCGGCGCCGCCCTCGTGCGCTCGAGCGGGGTCCACTGCGTCGGCTGCGGCGACCGCTACGGCGTCCCCGCCGACGCGACGATCCGCGACGAGCAGAGCGACTGCGACTGCGGCCTCCCCCGGATGCGCGTCGAGCGCGGCCTCGCGTTCGACGTCTGCCTCGACCGGGGCTGTGAATCCCTCGACGCGGCGGTGCAAGCGGCCTTCGACCGCGAGTGGGACTGCCCCGAGTCCGACTGCGACGGCGACCTCCGGATCCTCCGGCGCGGCGGCCTGATCGCCGGCTGCGAGCACTACCCCGACTGCGACACCGGCTTCGCGGTCCCCGCCGGCGTCGTCGACGGCGAGTGCGGCTGTGGCCTCCCCACCTTCGAGACCGCCAGCGGCACTCGCTGTCTCGACGCCACGTGCGAGAAGGGGTTAGCGAAGCCGCTCGAGGCCGATTCCGCGGCCGATAACTGA
- the endA gene encoding tRNA-intron lyase, with product MALEGRFDEAAGVVHVGDDARQRYHDSRGYGYPLEGNEIALAPVEAAHLLYRGDLEAVVDDTGERLDFRAFVAREPGRKFGVRFLVYADLRSRGFYLSPAVEPWIADPPAEPADFAVFPRGKGPGDGEIEYALRVIGERTDVPAGELTDGVLAVVDEESEITYFEVSRRDPSGSTDAALPDGCEADLLADRVVVWEPPVDLYESAFYGQPLEGREYDKPTLQCSLLEAAYLAERGAIALEPTAVRERGREVEGERFDRRLAVYTTLRERGVVPKTGYKFGADFRTYADVESVENLGHSELLVRVHPADYVFEPRDLALDVRLAHGVRKTMAFALVDDSGGVDWWSLERLTP from the coding sequence ATGGCACTCGAGGGGCGGTTCGACGAAGCGGCCGGCGTCGTTCACGTCGGCGACGACGCGCGCCAGCGCTATCACGATTCTCGAGGGTACGGTTATCCGCTCGAGGGCAACGAGATCGCACTCGCGCCGGTCGAGGCGGCGCACCTGCTCTACCGCGGGGACCTCGAAGCGGTCGTCGACGACACGGGCGAACGGCTCGATTTCCGCGCGTTCGTGGCCCGCGAGCCCGGCCGGAAGTTCGGCGTGCGATTTCTCGTCTACGCCGACCTGCGATCGCGGGGGTTCTATCTCTCGCCGGCGGTAGAGCCCTGGATCGCCGACCCGCCCGCGGAACCGGCCGATTTCGCGGTCTTTCCGCGCGGGAAAGGCCCCGGCGACGGCGAGATCGAGTACGCCCTGCGGGTGATCGGCGAGCGAACCGACGTCCCGGCCGGCGAACTCACCGACGGCGTCCTCGCGGTGGTCGACGAGGAGAGCGAGATCACCTACTTCGAGGTCTCCCGGCGGGATCCGTCGGGGTCCACTGACGCCGCCCTCCCCGACGGCTGTGAGGCCGACCTGCTGGCCGACCGCGTCGTCGTCTGGGAGCCGCCGGTCGACCTCTACGAGTCGGCCTTCTACGGCCAGCCACTCGAGGGTCGAGAGTACGACAAGCCGACGCTGCAGTGCTCGCTGCTCGAGGCGGCCTACCTCGCCGAACGCGGCGCGATCGCCCTCGAGCCGACGGCGGTCCGCGAGCGGGGCCGCGAGGTCGAGGGCGAGCGGTTCGACCGGCGGCTGGCGGTCTACACCACCCTGCGCGAACGCGGTGTCGTCCCGAAAACGGGCTACAAATTTGGCGCTGACTTCCGGACCTACGCCGACGTCGAGTCCGTCGAGAACCTGGGTCACTCGGAGCTGCTGGTCCGGGTCCACCCCGCCGACTACGTCTTCGAGCCTCGGGACCTCGCGCTTGACGTCCGGCTGGCCCACGGCGTCCGGAAGACGATGGCGTTCGCGCTGGTCGACGACTCCGGCGGCGTCGACTGGTGGTCCCTCGAGCGGCTGACACCCTAA
- a CDS encoding tubulin/FtsZ family protein codes for MQLEVIGIGGAGCRIADAIRAAEPADHSFLTDVFVFDTDAATLQRTVVPESHRHQYGQGTGIDADDDLERRFEMGETHAEELLEALEQGTPGESDAFLVAVGLGGATGGGTAPALVAALQRRYDASVYVLATLPADREFDPDADAGDTGPHSRTTAAAGSDEPPRPTAASNAVATLERLEGLASAVVCFDNEAWLRPGETVSDARDRSNRELAGRVAAVFAGGGGESDGPVAQNVIDASDVERILGNESAIVALGYGDQDVETKRSRFGLGLLPTERDVETSEAVSAVETVVRKGVHGKLTLECDPETAARGLLVVGGPPTWLNRQAVAEGRRALQSTVGENGVLGGDAPRPDGETVFAAVVLAGVESDRLEELRAADRAA; via the coding sequence ATGCAACTCGAGGTGATCGGCATCGGGGGCGCGGGCTGTCGGATCGCCGACGCGATCCGAGCCGCGGAGCCGGCGGACCACTCGTTTCTGACGGACGTTTTCGTCTTCGACACCGACGCGGCGACGCTCCAGCGGACCGTCGTGCCCGAATCGCACCGCCACCAGTACGGACAGGGCACCGGAATCGACGCGGACGACGATCTCGAGCGCCGGTTCGAGATGGGCGAGACCCACGCCGAGGAACTGCTCGAGGCGCTGGAACAGGGCACGCCGGGCGAGTCCGACGCGTTTCTGGTCGCCGTGGGACTCGGCGGCGCGACCGGCGGCGGAACGGCGCCCGCACTCGTCGCCGCGCTGCAGCGCCGGTACGACGCGTCCGTCTACGTGCTGGCGACGCTGCCGGCTGATCGGGAGTTTGATCCCGACGCCGACGCCGGGGATACCGGACCGCACTCGCGAACGACCGCGGCCGCCGGGAGCGACGAGCCGCCACGGCCGACCGCGGCGTCGAACGCGGTCGCCACGCTCGAGCGCCTCGAAGGGCTGGCGAGCGCCGTCGTCTGTTTCGACAACGAGGCGTGGCTGCGCCCCGGCGAGACAGTTTCGGACGCCCGTGATCGGTCCAACCGGGAACTCGCAGGTCGCGTCGCGGCCGTCTTCGCCGGCGGTGGCGGCGAGTCGGACGGTCCGGTCGCCCAGAACGTGATCGACGCGAGCGACGTCGAGCGAATTCTCGGCAACGAATCGGCGATCGTAGCGCTGGGCTACGGCGATCAAGACGTCGAGACGAAGCGCTCTCGGTTCGGGCTCGGCCTCCTGCCGACCGAACGGGACGTCGAGACGAGCGAAGCGGTCAGTGCCGTCGAAACGGTCGTCCGGAAGGGCGTCCACGGGAAGCTGACGCTCGAGTGTGACCCCGAGACGGCCGCTCGCGGGCTGTTGGTCGTCGGCGGGCCGCCGACGTGGCTCAACCGGCAGGCGGTCGCCGAGGGGCGGCGGGCGCTGCAGTCGACCGTCGGCGAGAACGGCGTGCTGGGCGGCGATGCGCCCCGTCCCGACGGCGAGACGGTCTTCGCGGCGGTCGTGTTAGCTGGAGTTGAATCGGACCGGCTCGAGGAGCTGCGCGCGGCAGATCGGGCAGCGTAG
- a CDS encoding PH domain-containing protein — MAFSTTPDWFHISDEDDIVWESRPHPISMGSRLPIGVAVAIVGLVLAGWTAGDGVGLLTLLGVLVAVAGTALAGARYLVWTNTRYVITTSELYKKHGVVSRDVTQFRLERVQNTSLSQSVLGRALGYGDLTVYTAGSGEPELVFERVPEPERASRLLSDQLEDVTTSSEETAV; from the coding sequence ATGGCGTTCAGCACGACGCCCGACTGGTTTCACATCAGCGACGAGGACGACATCGTCTGGGAGAGTCGTCCTCATCCGATCTCGATGGGGTCGCGGCTCCCGATCGGCGTCGCCGTCGCGATCGTCGGTCTCGTCCTCGCCGGGTGGACGGCGGGCGACGGCGTCGGACTCCTGACGCTCCTCGGCGTCCTCGTCGCCGTCGCCGGAACGGCCCTGGCGGGCGCGCGCTACCTCGTCTGGACGAACACCCGCTACGTCATCACGACCTCCGAACTCTACAAGAAACACGGCGTCGTCTCGAGAGACGTCACCCAGTTTCGCCTCGAACGCGTCCAGAACACCAGCCTCAGCCAGAGCGTCCTCGGGCGCGCGCTCGGCTACGGCGACCTGACCGTCTACACCGCCGGCTCCGGCGAGCCGGAACTCGTCTTCGAACGCGTTCCCGAACCCGAGCGCGCCTCGCGGCTGCTGAGCGACCAACTCGAGGACGTCACGACCTCGAGCGAGGAAACGGCCGTCTGA
- a CDS encoding helix-turn-helix transcriptional regulator gives MNDRVGVMVVVAALLLAATGPIGAAAGAADAGQSESTPFAVQQDQIDADEVRMDVALRSNGTAEWTLEFLIRLDDEESTTAFESLRDDIRDDPDNHTQSFADRMGETVATAENATGREMSTDGFAVETERQSFAREYGVVRYTFRWHGFAAVEGDELRAGDVLEGIYLDGGTRLLIEWPDGYERTSVAPEPDDERDRAVIWRGGDTDFVSGEPRVVVTATGTGPSSALLAAAVLAVVGLGAAGLWWYRTRSRPSAPPVEGDADRSDPDAARADDATASPPSDNPTASAEPAQSAQAADSSATGTGAPDPDLLSNEEQVLRLVRENGGRMKQQAVVEELEWTDAKTSKVVSGLRDEGKLESFRLGRENVLSLPDEGDPMTDETGGTEPK, from the coding sequence ATGAACGATCGCGTCGGCGTGATGGTCGTGGTCGCCGCGCTCCTCCTCGCCGCAACGGGCCCGATCGGCGCCGCCGCCGGAGCCGCGGACGCCGGACAGTCCGAGTCGACGCCGTTCGCGGTCCAGCAGGACCAGATCGACGCGGACGAGGTCCGAATGGACGTCGCGCTCCGGTCGAACGGAACCGCCGAATGGACCCTCGAGTTCCTGATTCGGCTCGACGACGAGGAGAGCACGACGGCGTTCGAATCGCTGCGGGACGATATCCGCGACGATCCGGACAACCACACGCAGTCGTTCGCCGACCGGATGGGTGAGACGGTCGCCACGGCGGAGAACGCGACGGGCCGCGAGATGTCCACCGACGGGTTCGCCGTGGAGACCGAACGCCAGTCGTTCGCTCGGGAGTACGGCGTCGTCAGGTACACGTTCCGGTGGCACGGGTTCGCCGCCGTCGAGGGCGACGAACTCCGAGCGGGCGACGTACTCGAGGGAATCTACCTCGACGGCGGGACCCGATTGTTGATCGAGTGGCCGGACGGATACGAGCGAACCTCAGTCGCGCCGGAGCCCGACGACGAACGCGACCGCGCGGTCATCTGGCGAGGCGGCGACACCGACTTCGTCTCCGGCGAGCCGCGCGTCGTCGTCACCGCTACGGGGACGGGGCCGTCCTCGGCGCTGCTCGCAGCGGCCGTCCTCGCCGTCGTCGGACTCGGCGCCGCAGGCCTCTGGTGGTATCGCACCCGCTCGCGGCCGAGCGCGCCGCCGGTCGAGGGGGACGCCGATCGAAGCGATCCCGACGCCGCTCGAGCAGACGACGCGACAGCGTCGCCACCGAGCGACAACCCGACGGCGTCGGCGGAGCCGGCGCAGTCTGCGCAGGCGGCGGACTCGAGCGCGACCGGGACCGGAGCGCCAGATCCGGACCTGCTCAGCAACGAGGAACAGGTCCTTCGGCTCGTCCGCGAGAACGGCGGCCGGATGAAACAGCAGGCCGTCGTCGAGGAACTCGAGTGGACCGACGCCAAGACCAGCAAGGTCGTCAGCGGCCTCCGTGACGAGGGGAAACTCGAGTCGTTCCGCCTCGGCCGCGAGAACGTGCTCTCGCTACCCGACGAGGGCGACCCGATGACCGACGAGACCGGCGGCACCGAACCGAAATGA